GTGGAAATCAAATTTTTCCACTGCTCTAATGAGACCTATGTTGCCTTCCTGAATCAAGTCGAGCAGGGGCATACCTCGACCGATGTGTTTTTTGGCGACACTAACCACCAGCCTTAGGTTAGCCTGGATGAGGTGCCTTTCGGCTTTTTTAGCTTCGATTTCAACGGTATCAAGGTAATTCTTGAGTTGATGTTCATAGTGCTCTAATCGGTTGATAAAAGCCGGATCGACAACGAGTTTATCAATATCGGCCAATTCCATGTCAGCGGGAATACCATCGAGGACTTTTTTAGGTAAAAGGTCGCTGTTCAGAGAAAGATCGATCAGCGCCTGTTCGATCTGAGATACCGGCGCACCCTGTTCTTCCGCAATGCTCTTGGTAAGTTCCTGATCGATCTCCTGGTCGATACTGGCCCGCAACTTAGGAGAAAACACCGCCTCTTTGAAGTTAGTTGACACCGGTAGCCCAAGTTGTTTCTGTAACATGCTGACGGTTACAGCAGCCTTGACTAACTCCTGGAGCATGCAAACCATGGTCTCCACCGCAGTCGGGGGATGGCCGTCTTTTAAGCGGCACTGCTCGCGTATCTCTCGGATACGCTTGCCTTCCTCCATTTTCTTGGCGAGCATTTTCTCGGTTTCGGCATTGAGTAACGGCACGCGGCCTATCTCATGGAGATACATCCTCACAGGATCATCAACGATGCCGTGCTCGAGCTGTTCGAGTGGCATCTCAAGGTCTGGCAATAAAGCCTCAGCTCCCTCGGGGAGGGTGTCTGATTCTGCCTCCGCCTCTGCTGAAAGGTCTTCTGCCGTAAGATCTCCTGGACTGGAAGGGCCAGCCTCTTCTTCAGCCTCCTTTTCTTCATCCTCTTCGACAGGAGCAATCGGTGTTTCCAGGTCCTCGTCGTTTATAGAATTTTCAGCGCGTTCCTTTTCCATTCATTACCTCCCGGGGCTTCTGTGTTTTTGGTTTTCACGTTTGTCTAGTTCCGCCAGACGACTAGCCAATGATAGTGCCTGTTCTCGATATCTGAGAAGTTCCACGGCGCTTCCCTTGTCGCCTTCAGTATCTAATATTGCACTGATTCTAGATGCGTATGACTTAAGATATTCTTTTTCTAAATGTAACGCACATTTTTGCAGTCGGTCAGCCAAACGGTCGTCGGGAATCGGTTTTGCCGAGATATTTTCAAAACATTCCCAAACAGATGGATCAAGTTGTTCTTTTAACAAAGTACCATCGTTACTGGTCAAACAATGGCGGTAGATTTCACGATTCTCAATACTATTTAGATAATCTTCCCGGAAGCCGCCACAAGCGGACTTCAACTCGGGATGTTTTATTAATATTGCCAAGAAATGCTTTTCCAATTGATAAGCCCTTGATGATAAGGGGATGACGCGAGATGGCTCCGCTAGTTTGGCGCCGGGCTGGGGTAGTTTAAGTTGTAGCAAGCTGAATTGCAAGTCTGCAGCCGTAGTTCCAACTCTTCCCGCAAGAAGCGCCAGATAATGCGCCCGCCGGACCGGGTCGTTGATCCCGGCGATGACAGGCAACAATTTGGTGACGAGGTCTGCCTTACCCATGGCGCTGTGGAGGTCGGTGGACCCAATGGCTCTCTCGAACACAAAATCGACGATGGGTGTTGCCGATGCTATCAGCCGATGCCATTCTTCGGCGTCTGCTCTAATTACCTCGTCCGGATCCAGACCCTGAGGTGCAGTCACCACCCTGATCTCACGCTCGAGCAGGTTTTCAAAAGGGACACATCTTGCCATTGCTTCCTCGCCGGCAACGTCGGCATCAAGAGCCAGGATAAGGTTGGAAGACAATTTTTTCAGGGTGTTCAACTGTTTATCGTTAATGGCAGTGCCCATTGATGCAACGGTGTTGGTGAATCCGTACTGGTGGCTGATGATCGTATCGATATAACCTTCAACTATTACGGCGGTATCTACGACGCGGATGGCCGTGGCGGCCAGGTTGAGTCCATATAGTGTAGAGCTTTTGGAGAAAAGGGGCGTTTCAGGAGAATTCAGGTATTTGGGCTGGGAGTTGTCCAGAACTCGGGCTCCGAAGCCCGTTATGCGCCCCTTGATATCGGCGATAGGAAATATGATTTGGTCTCTGAACCGGTCGTAAAGGCGGCCGGAGTCGCTTCGGCCTAGCAACCCGGCGTCGGTGAGCAAATCGTCGGTGTAGCCGGCATTATTGAGATGGTCTTTGAGTGCCTGCCACTCGGGTAAAGCATAACCCAGTTGGAAATCAGCTATTGATTTGGAATCAACGCCCCGTCTCTGGAGGTAGGTACGGGCTTTTTCACTTGCTGGTGCATTTAATATCAGTCCATGAAAATACTGAGCTGCCGCAGCATTGACCGCGTAAAGATCTGAACGGTGGCCGGCTTCCGGTGTGGATTGGAATCTGGAAGGTAGGGAAACGCCGTACTTTTCCGCCAGCCTTTCAAGCGCTTCTGAGAACGACCAGCCCTCTTTTTTCATCAGGAAAGAAAATACATCACCGCCAGTGGCGCAGGCTCCGAAACAGTGCCAGGTACCGGATTCAGGGTAAACAAAAAAGCTACCATGTTTTTCCGAATGGAACGGACAAAGCCCTTTTAAAGACTTGCCGGAACGGGCTAATGTCGTGTACTGACTCACCAGTTCGACGATATCTGCCCGGGATTTTATTTCGTTGATAACGTCCATTTAAACAAGACCAAATGATAAAGCCGTTTGAGTAGCGAACTGATCGGTCATACCGGCTATATAGTCGACGACACCCCTGGCCGGATCATCGGCATCACGGAATTCGAGTGGAAGATTTTGAGGAGATTCGAGGTAGAACCGGTACAAACTCCTTACGGTGGCACGAGCATTTTCCGCATAGTGATCGCGGTTCCTGTACACCCGCTCAAATAAAAAATCCCTTAGCAGGTTGCAGGCACTCAGGACGGATTGGCTCATTCCGATCTTGACGGGTAACTCGGGCGCAGTGCCTGAAACACCGAAGGAAGAGGCAATAACGTCGCGAACCATGGTGTCAACTATTTTGGAGTGAGTCTGTCCCAACACCTCTACCGCCTGACAGGGAAGATCCGATAGATGGATTATACCCGCTCTGACCGCATCGCCAATATCGTGGTTAATATAGGCTAAAGCATCAGCCAAGCGGCAGACTTCACCTTCCAGTGTCGCCGGCTCACCTGCGGCAGAAGCCATAATGTCACCCTGGGCTTTGGAGTGATTAAGTATGCCATCACGCACTTCGGCGGTTAAGTTCAATCCCTGACTGTTGTTTTCCAACTTTTCAACCACTCTGAGGCTCTGAGCATTGTGCCGGAAGCCGCCCGGATAGAGTTCGCCTAATACTTCTTCGCCCACATGCCCGAAGGGGGTGTGACCCAGGTCGTGACCAAGGCTAATGGCTTCGGCCAAATCCTCATTCAGACGCAGCGCCCTGGTAATTGTCCGCGCGAGTTGCGAAACCTCCAGGGTGTGGGTAAGCCGGGTTACGTAGTGATCGCCTAACGGTGCGATAAAAACCTGGGTTTTATGCTTCAGCCGACGAAAGGCTTTAGCATGGATGATACGGTCTCTGTCGCGTTGGAATTCAGTACGTACCGGGCTCGGTTCTTCAACTTTCTCTCGTCCCAGAGTATTGACAGACAAGGTCGCGTATGGTGACAGCCATTGGCGCTCCCGGTCTTCCAGGTAATGGCGAATATCGGGGAGGTGGGTCATGGAGAGGTTAATCTCCGATCACGGGGCGAATTAGGCCAGGAATGATCCCGAAAAAAAGCAACAGTCCGCCGAAAGATTGTCAAGTGCCCAATCCCGGGGGTGAAACGGCTCAATACTGTCCCCGCTATATACTTTCCAGAACATGAAAGACTGGTAGTTTGTGTGAAACTAAACCTTCAACAACAATTAGACTTGTACCTTGGCTTCTGCTTTTGCGATGATTTCCCGGGTGGTGCCAATCATATCGGGACTGACCGAAACCGAGGTAATCCCCCAGGCTACCAGTTTCTCGGTCATTTCAGGATAAACGGAGGGCGCCTGGCCGCAGATTGAGGAGGTGATACCTTTTCGTTTGGCGGTCTTTACCGCAATTTCAAGGGCAGCCATAACGGCGTCATTACGCTCATCAAAAGTGTCCTGGAGTTTTTCGGAATCACGGTCGATTCCCAGAGTCAATTGAGTGAGGTCATTCGAGCCGATCGAAATGCCGTCAATCCCGACGTCGATGAATTTGTCCATCAGGAAAATATTGGCTGGAATCTCAGTCATCATCCACAGCTTGAAGTCCGGTCCACGTTTCAAACCTTCCCCTTCCAATATCTCTTTCGCTCTGCTTAATTCATTGACCGTGCGGACAAACGGAATCATGACCCAAAGATTGGGATAATCCTTGCGGACCCGTTTGATGGCTTCGATCTCCATTTTGAAGCTTTCGATATCACGGATATAGCGGGAGGCTCCACGATAACCAAGCATCGGATTTTCTTCAGGAAGTTCGTATTTGTCGCCACCCTCGAGTTCCCGATATTCGTTAGTCTTGAAATCGGTAGTTCGATAGACCACAGGGCGCGGATAGAATGCCTTGGCGAATGGAACAATTCCTTCGTACAATTTCTTGATGAATTCTTCTTGTCTACCCGTTTCGATCATGTAACTGGGATGCTTACCGATTCCGCTTATGATGAACTCGGCGCGGAGTAATCCGACGCCATCGACATTACGGGCTGCGACCATATCAGCCAATTCTGGCTGA
This is a stretch of genomic DNA from Dehalogenimonas etheniformans. It encodes these proteins:
- the rpoD gene encoding RNA polymerase sigma factor RpoD — encoded protein: MEKERAENSINDEDLETPIAPVEEDEEKEAEEEAGPSSPGDLTAEDLSAEAEAESDTLPEGAEALLPDLEMPLEQLEHGIVDDPVRMYLHEIGRVPLLNAETEKMLAKKMEEGKRIREIREQCRLKDGHPPTAVETMVCMLQELVKAAVTVSMLQKQLGLPVSTNFKEAVFSPKLRASIDQEIDQELTKSIAEEQGAPVSQIEQALIDLSLNSDLLPKKVLDGIPADMELADIDKLVVDPAFINRLEHYEHQLKNYLDTVEIEAKKAERHLIQANLRLVVSVAKKHIGRGMPLLDLIQEGNIGLIRAVEKFDFHRGFKFSTYATWWIRQAITRAIADQARTIRIPVHMVETINKLLSVSRSLSQKLGREPTPDEIAVEMELPADKVREIAKVSQLPVSLESPIGEEEDSHLGDFIEDQNALPPPDAASRQLLKEQIDSVLGSLTPRERRVLQLRFGLEDGRSRTLEEVGKEFNVTRERIRQIEAKALRKLRHPSRSRKLKDYLE
- a CDS encoding deoxyguanosinetriphosphate triphosphohydrolase codes for the protein MTHLPDIRHYLEDRERQWLSPYATLSVNTLGREKVEEPSPVRTEFQRDRDRIIHAKAFRRLKHKTQVFIAPLGDHYVTRLTHTLEVSQLARTITRALRLNEDLAEAISLGHDLGHTPFGHVGEEVLGELYPGGFRHNAQSLRVVEKLENNSQGLNLTAEVRDGILNHSKAQGDIMASAAGEPATLEGEVCRLADALAYINHDIGDAVRAGIIHLSDLPCQAVEVLGQTHSKIVDTMVRDVIASSFGVSGTAPELPVKIGMSQSVLSACNLLRDFLFERVYRNRDHYAENARATVRSLYRFYLESPQNLPLEFRDADDPARGVVDYIAGMTDQFATQTALSFGLV
- the dnaG gene encoding DNA primase, which codes for MDVINEIKSRADIVELVSQYTTLARSGKSLKGLCPFHSEKHGSFFVYPESGTWHCFGACATGGDVFSFLMKKEGWSFSEALERLAEKYGVSLPSRFQSTPEAGHRSDLYAVNAAAAQYFHGLILNAPASEKARTYLQRRGVDSKSIADFQLGYALPEWQALKDHLNNAGYTDDLLTDAGLLGRSDSGRLYDRFRDQIIFPIADIKGRITGFGARVLDNSQPKYLNSPETPLFSKSSTLYGLNLAATAIRVVDTAVIVEGYIDTIISHQYGFTNTVASMGTAINDKQLNTLKKLSSNLILALDADVAGEEAMARCVPFENLLEREIRVVTAPQGLDPDEVIRADAEEWHRLIASATPIVDFVFERAIGSTDLHSAMGKADLVTKLLPVIAGINDPVRRAHYLALLAGRVGTTAADLQFSLLQLKLPQPGAKLAEPSRVIPLSSRAYQLEKHFLAILIKHPELKSACGGFREDYLNSIENREIYRHCLTSNDGTLLKEQLDPSVWECFENISAKPIPDDRLADRLQKCALHLEKEYLKSYASRISAILDTEGDKGSAVELLRYREQALSLASRLAELDKRENQKHRSPGR